In Ignavibacteria bacterium, the sequence TATGATCAGTATTCCGATTAATAATAAAACATAATTTTGAGAGTATGAACTTAATATTTAAAAAAGCAAAAGTACTTGTAGTAGAAGATGAAAAGATCATTGCCAAAGATATAGAAGCTACCTTAAAAAGGATCGGGCATGAGTCAGCGGGAAGTGTGGCCAAAGGTGAAGATGCAATAAATTTTGCAGAAAAGGAAAAGCCTGATCTCATTTTAATGGATATTACCTTAAAAGGTGAAATGGATGGTATTGAAGCTGCCAAAATTATAAATGATAAGTTCAGGATACCGATAGTATATATTACCGCGCACCAGGATGAAGATACAATCGAAAAGACAAAAGAAACCAACCCATACGGCTATATTACAAAACCGCTGGATGACAGGGATCTTAGTACTGCTATCAATTCTGCAATGTACAGGGTTGATGTTGAATTAAGGCTAAAAGATGCTGAGGAAAAGTATTTCCGTCTTTCTGAAAACGCACCGGATATGATCATAAGCCAGGATCTTAATACAAAAAAGTACAATTACGTTAACAAATCAGTTCAAAAACTTACCGGATATTCAATAGAAGAATTCTACAATAAACCGGGTTTGCTGGAATCCATTGTGGATGAGGAATGGAAGGAGCAATACCAATTTTCAATAAAGATGGTACTTGATTCTACAATTTCGATACCGTTTGAATTTATGATTGTAAATAAAAATGGTAAAAAATTATGGCTTAACCAGAGAAGTGTTGTGTTAAGGGACTCACATAAAAAAGCTCAAACAATTGAAGCAATTTTAACAGATATAACAGAAAGAAAAAACTACGAGACCAAGCTTGAAGAAACCACGCAAAAGCTGAGAGCTCTTACCAACTACCAGCAAAAAGTAAGAGAGGAAGAAAGGCTTCATATTTCAAGAGAGATCCATGACCAACTTGGCCAGGACCTGACAGTATTAAAAATGGACCTTTCAATGTTAGTAAAAAATATTGTAAAACAGAAAGATGAAAGTAAAAATAAATATCTGAATTCTATAACAGAAGAACTGAAAAAAATTACACCATACATTGACGATATAATTAACAAAGTTAGAAAAATTGCAACTGAATTAAGACCTGATATACTTGATAAATTAGGATTACTTGAAGCAATTGAATGGCATGCAGGAGAATTTGAAAAAAGATCAAACATAAAATGTATTACAGAAGTGGGAGATGAAGAAATAAACCTGAACCCTGAAAAAGCTATATCTGTATTCAGAATATTCCAGGAAACGCTTACTAATACAGCAAGACACTCAGGAGCAACAGCAGTAAAGATCAAAACTGATATTCAGCACGGCTGGATGATATTAACAATTAACGATAACGGCAGAGGTATAACCAATGAAGAGATAGAAAAAAGTACATCTCTTGGAATCCTTGGAATGAAAGAAAGAGTATTGTTATTAGGCGGCATATGGGATATTAAGGGTTCAAAAGAAAACGGAACATCTGTTGAAATTAAAGTTCCATTAAGTTAATTTAATTACTACCCCGGTTATTCATTTCAGTTATTAAGGCATTTTTATTCAAAATTTCAGGTTCAAAATATTGAAGTGAACTTGGTTTTAATTTTGATTAAATTTGCACTTATCATATAAAAATTACAATGAAATTAGAAGATTTATCACAAGAGCAGCGCGAAAAACTCGCAGAATTTGGCGTAAATACATGGTTTGTCATGGAGTTACTGGAGAACTTCGTAAATAATCCGAACTCTGTAGGAAAAGATTGGCAGGACCTGTTTACCGGCCTTAATATAGAAACAAATGGTAAAATTCACACTAAAAATGAAAATACCAACGGTAAAAGCAGCGTACAAACAGGTACTTATATAAATTATACTCAGCCTCCGGTATCTTCAACTCCTGTAATAAATATGCCGCAGCCTCAAAAGGGTGAAGAAGCAATACAGATAAAAGGCGTTGGCGAGAAGATCATAGAAAATATGACTTCCAGCTTAACAATACCTATTGCAACTTCATTCCGTGCAATACCTGTAAAGGTACTGGAAGAGAACAGGCTGATAATAAATAATTTTCTGAAAAAGACCGGCAACGGTAAAATTTCGTTCACACATATCATTGGCTGGGCAATAGTAAAAGCAATAAAATCAATTCCTGCGCTCAACAATGCGTATACAATAATTGAAGGTAACCCTCATTTACTTAAAAAGAATTCAGTAAATCTCGGGCTTGCCGTAGATCTTGAAAAGAAAGACGGTTCACGCTCTTTGATCGTACCCAATATCAAAGGAGCAGATAAAATGAATTTCCGTCAGTTCTTTGATTCTTACAATGATATTATCAACCGCTCAAGAAGCGGAAAGATAGATATTTCAGATTTTCAGGGAACAACCATTACTTTAACAAATCCCGGAACAATAGGAACAGCAGCATCACAGCCAAGGCTTATGGTAGGTCAAGGCGCTATAATTGCAACAGGCGCTCTCGACTATCCGGCTGAATACCAGGCAGTAACAAAAGATATAATTACTATGCTTGGCATAAGTAAAGTAATGAACATAACAAGCACTTACGATCACCGCATAATTCAGGGCGCTGAATCGGGAATGTTTTTGCAGAAAATGCATAAGCTTCTCATAGGGGAAGAAGGTTTTTATGAAACTATTTTCAGTGATCTTAACATGCCTGTAAAACCGGTTATGTGGAAAATAGATAATAACCCTGAAAATTTTGACGGAATTGATAATCTGGAAGAAATTGAAAAACAGGCAAAAGCAATTCAGCTTGTTAATATGTACCGCGTAAGAGGTCATTTGCTGGCAA encodes:
- a CDS encoding response regulator, with translation MNLIFKKAKVLVVEDEKIIAKDIEATLKRIGHESAGSVAKGEDAINFAEKEKPDLILMDITLKGEMDGIEAAKIINDKFRIPIVYITAHQDEDTIEKTKETNPYGYITKPLDDRDLSTAINSAMYRVDVELRLKDAEEKYFRLSENAPDMIISQDLNTKKYNYVNKSVQKLTGYSIEEFYNKPGLLESIVDEEWKEQYQFSIKMVLDSTISIPFEFMIVNKNGKKLWLNQRSVVLRDSHKKAQTIEAILTDITERKNYETKLEETTQKLRALTNYQQKVREEERLHISREIHDQLGQDLTVLKMDLSMLVKNIVKQKDESKNKYLNSITEELKKITPYIDDIINKVRKIATELRPDILDKLGLLEAIEWHAGEFEKRSNIKCITEVGDEEINLNPEKAISVFRIFQETLTNTARHSGATAVKIKTDIQHGWMILTINDNGRGITNEEIEKSTSLGILGMKERVLLLGGIWDIKGSKENGTSVEIKVPLS